One window of the Rhipicephalus sanguineus isolate Rsan-2018 chromosome 2, BIME_Rsan_1.4, whole genome shotgun sequence genome contains the following:
- the LOC119383227 gene encoding cytosolic non-specific dipeptidase, whose amino-acid sequence MDESAIPKDLASVFRIIEEDKDDMLSWLKELVAIPTVSAELSHRKDIMRLIEQTQEKLKKHGMHVTLEPLGDQNLSDGSKVPYPPLLLASTTHDAKRKTLCVYGHLDVQPARKDDGWDTEPFQPVEKDGRLFGRGTAHNKGPLTACIWALCAYLQSTGRPPLNVRMLIDSMQEVDSQGIAAYLKSSKKSDLLGGIDYVCIADGVWLRPKTPCLTYALRGICHFQVEVTCADADLHSGIYGGTVIEAMPDLMYLLNSLTDAEGRIKVPGIYDEVLPLSHEERKVYEGIEFDVEQYRKELGVPRLATNDKVELLMRRWRYPTLSIHGVEGAHWSSGDKAVIPARVVGKFSIRTVPNQKVQKVRECVEKHLQEQFTRRGSPNQVKVIMSHCADPWFTDPSGPNFQAAEAAAKDAYGVVPDKTRGGFTVGPAKLIQDHVCRDMLVMSINPPGCGFHSQNENISVADLVSGAKLFAAYMHELSKLK is encoded by the exons ATGGACGAAAGCGCCATACCCAAGGATCTGGCTTCGGTGTTCAG GATAATCGAAGAAGACAAGGATGATATGTTGTCCTGGCTGAAGGAATTGGTTGCCATTCCTACTGTCTCTGCAGAACTGAGTCACCGCAAGGACATCATGCGCCTGATAGAGCAGACACAAGAG AAGCTGAAGAAACACGGCATGCACGTCACCCTGGAGCCCCTGGGTGACCAGAATCTCTCGGACGGCAGCAAGGTACCGTACCCCCCTCTTCTGTTGGCCAGCACCACTCACGACGCCAAGCGGAAGACGCTGTGTGTGTATGGCCACCTGGACGTCCAGCCTGCGCGCAAG GACGACGGATGGGATACGGAACCGTTCCAGCCCGTGGAGAAGGATGGCCGTCTGTTCGGCCGCGGCACCGCGCACAACAAGGGCCCGCTGACCGCATGCATCTGGGCTCTGTGCGCCTACCTGCAGAGCACGGGAAGGCCGCCCCTCAATGTCAGG ATGCTGATCGACAGCATGCAAGAGGTCGACTCGCAGGGCATAGCCGCTTACCTCAAGTCCAGCAAGAAGAGCGATCTCCTGGGTGGGATCGACTATGTGTGCATAGCGGATGGTGTGTGGCTGCGGCCGAAGACGCCATGCCTCACCTACGCACTCAG GGGTATATGCCATTTTCAAGTCGAGGTGACCTGCGCCGACGCAGACCTTCATTCGGGAATCTACGGCGGAACTGT CATCGAAGCGATGCCCGACCTGATGTACCTGCTCAACAGCCTGACTGACGCCGAGGGGCGAATCAAGGTGCCGGGCATCTACGACGAAGTGCTGCCCTTGTCGCACGAGGAGCGCAAGGTGTACGAGGGCATCGAGTTCGACGTT GAACAGTACCGAAAAGAGCTCGGCGTCCCCAGGCTCGCCACAAACGACAAGGTGGAATTGCTGATGCGTCGGTGGCGCTATCCTACGCTCTCCATCCACG GTGTCGAGGGTGCCCATTGGTCGTCCGGTGACAAGGCCGTCATTCCTGCCCGGGTGGTGGGCAAGTTCTCCATCCGCACCGTGCCGAACCAGAAGGTGCAGAAAGTGCGCGAGTGCGTCGAGAAACACCTGCAGGAACAGTTCACCAGGCGTGGAAGCCCCAACCAAGTCAA GGTCATCATGTCGCACTGTGCCGATCCCTGGTTCACTGATCCCAGCGGGCCGAACTTTCAAGCCGCCGAGGCCGCCGCGAAAGATG CGTACGGCGTGGTGCCCGACAAGACACGCGGTGGCTTCACGGTGGGCCCGGCGAAGCTTATACAAGACCACGTCTGTCGGGACATGCTCGTGATGTCCATCAACCCGCCCGGCTGCGGGTTCCACTCGCAGAACGAGAACATCAGCGTCGCCGATCTTGTCTCTGGG GCAAAGCTGTTCGCTGCTTACATGCACGAGCTGTCCAAGCTGAAGTAA